One region of Pyramidobacter sp. YE332 genomic DNA includes:
- the gcvPB gene encoding aminomethyl-transferring glycine dehydrogenase subunit GcvPB — translation MDKIADKRDTRLDRFHQASWNEPIIYELSVKGERGVLVPEVSPAAAAEAGDGVSSLPECMRRETAPDLPEIGQPQLARHYNHLAQENLGVDSNIDIGQGTCTMKYSPKVNDRLAGCPKVADMHPLQPDGTAQGILEIVWRLGELFKEISGLDCFSIQPGGGAHGILAMASVVRAYWEAKGENDRDTVVTTFFSHPADAACPIVKGYKAVVLPPDAEGLPDIEAFKATLKNNKVAAIFMTNPEDTGIFNRRIREFTRLAHEAGAICCYDQANANGLLGITRTVEADFDMSFFNLHKTFSSPHGCGGPAVGMVTCRKELRSYLPAPLVEHSGEKGYYLDFDLPRSCGKVKSFWGVAPVAVRAYAWIMSLGAEGLREVSRVAILNNNYCMKKILAIKGASISFPNHKPRIEQVRYSWEQLKKDTGFGTADFSRRIPDYGTHYWSSHEPWVIPEPFTIEPSESYSKRDLDAYCEILAAIARECYEQPEVIREAPLNSTVHHTSHDYFDDPDKWVLSWRNYKQKYTGYFQPKKK, via the coding sequence ATGGATAAAATCGCAGACAAAAGAGACACCCGACTGGATCGTTTCCATCAGGCGAGCTGGAACGAGCCGATCATTTACGAGTTGAGCGTGAAGGGCGAGCGCGGCGTGCTGGTTCCGGAAGTTTCGCCAGCCGCCGCGGCCGAAGCGGGCGACGGCGTTTCCAGTCTGCCCGAGTGCATGAGGCGCGAAACCGCGCCCGACCTGCCGGAGATCGGCCAGCCGCAGCTGGCCCGTCACTACAACCATCTGGCGCAGGAGAACCTCGGCGTGGACAGCAACATCGACATCGGCCAGGGCACCTGCACGATGAAGTACAGCCCCAAGGTGAACGACCGCCTCGCCGGCTGTCCCAAGGTGGCCGACATGCATCCGCTGCAGCCGGACGGCACGGCGCAGGGCATTCTCGAAATCGTCTGGCGTCTGGGCGAGCTGTTCAAGGAAATTTCCGGACTCGACTGCTTCAGCATCCAGCCCGGCGGCGGCGCGCACGGCATCCTCGCCATGGCGTCGGTGGTGCGCGCCTACTGGGAAGCCAAGGGCGAAAACGACCGCGACACCGTCGTCACCACGTTCTTCTCGCACCCCGCCGACGCGGCCTGCCCGATCGTCAAGGGCTACAAAGCCGTCGTGCTGCCTCCCGACGCCGAGGGGCTGCCCGACATCGAAGCTTTCAAGGCGACGCTGAAAAACAACAAGGTCGCCGCCATCTTCATGACCAATCCCGAAGACACCGGCATCTTCAACCGCCGCATCCGCGAGTTCACGCGGCTGGCTCACGAAGCCGGCGCGATCTGCTGCTACGATCAGGCCAACGCCAACGGCCTGCTGGGCATCACCCGCACCGTCGAGGCCGACTTCGACATGTCGTTCTTCAACCTGCACAAGACCTTCTCGTCGCCGCACGGCTGCGGCGGCCCCGCCGTCGGCATGGTGACCTGCCGCAAAGAACTGCGCTCCTATTTGCCCGCGCCGCTGGTCGAACACAGCGGGGAGAAAGGCTATTACCTCGATTTCGACCTGCCCCGCAGCTGCGGCAAGGTCAAGTCCTTCTGGGGCGTCGCGCCCGTGGCGGTGCGCGCCTACGCTTGGATCATGAGCCTCGGCGCGGAAGGTCTGCGCGAGGTGAGCCGCGTGGCGATCCTCAACAACAACTACTGCATGAAAAAGATCCTCGCCATCAAAGGCGCGTCGATCAGTTTCCCCAATCACAAACCGCGTATCGAGCAGGTCCGTTACAGCTGGGAACAGCTCAAAAAGGACACCGGCTTCGGCACCGCCGACTTCTCGCGGCGCATCCCCGATTACGGCACGCATTACTGGAGCAGCCACGAACCGTGGGTGATCCCCGAACCGTTCACGATCGAGCCCAGCGAGTCGTACAGCAAGCGCGACCTCGACGCCTACTGCGAGATCCTCGCCGCCATCGCGCGCGAGTGCTACGAACAGCCCGAGGTCATCCGCGAAGCGCCTCTGAACAGCACCGTGCACCATACCAGCCACGATTATTTCGACGACCCCGACAAGTGGGTGCTGTCGTGGCGCAATTACAAGCAGAAGTACACAGGCTATTTCCAGCCGAAAAAGAAGTAG
- a CDS encoding NAD(+)/NADH kinase, which translates to MRIGFLVNPVAGMGGSVALKGTDGAETLRRARALGAVPRAAERMAQALDAALLLPDGVGFLACCGEMGEALLKERRLSYETVYRPAGETGAADTRAAVKAMVAAGAELIFFAGGDGTARDVCAATEGADIPVIGVPAGVKIHSAVYGVTPVRAGQLLRKFASGGVKELGDAEVMDIDEDAFRRGTVNARLYGYLKVPLDRGCLQDRKSGGANPDAYDRSAIAAWAAEHMAPGVCI; encoded by the coding sequence ATGAGAATCGGTTTTCTCGTCAATCCCGTGGCGGGAATGGGCGGTTCCGTGGCGCTGAAGGGCACCGACGGGGCGGAAACGCTCCGCCGCGCCCGCGCGCTCGGCGCCGTGCCCCGCGCCGCGGAGCGCATGGCGCAGGCTTTGGACGCCGCCCTGCTGCTGCCTGACGGCGTTGGTTTTCTCGCCTGCTGCGGCGAAATGGGAGAAGCGCTTTTGAAAGAACGGCGGCTTTCGTACGAGACCGTGTACCGTCCGGCAGGCGAAACCGGGGCCGCCGACACGCGCGCGGCCGTTAAGGCCATGGTCGCCGCCGGAGCGGAACTAATCTTCTTCGCTGGCGGCGACGGCACGGCCCGCGACGTCTGCGCGGCGACGGAAGGCGCGGACATCCCCGTGATCGGCGTACCGGCGGGCGTGAAGATCCATTCGGCGGTCTACGGCGTCACGCCGGTGCGCGCCGGGCAGCTGTTGCGCAAATTTGCCTCCGGTGGCGTGAAGGAGCTGGGCGACGCCGAAGTGATGGACATCGACGAAGACGCTTTCCGCCGCGGCACGGTCAACGCTCGCCTTTACGGCTACCTGAAAGTGCCGCTGGACCGCGGCTGCCTGCAGGACCGCAAATCAGGCGGCGCGAACCCCGACGCCTACGACCGCTCGGCCATCGCCGCCTGGGCGGCGGAGCACATGGCCCCGGGCGTCTGTATCTGA
- a CDS encoding SDR family oxidoreductase, translating to MARYEELKGKRVMITGAASGIGLATACRFAAEGAKVFIVDYNKKALEATQKERPEFAGFSAADVSDEENVKAAFAEMDRLLGGIDVLISNAGISVRSDALDIPYAQWKKVMDINLGGMFLCAKEAGRRMKAQGGGVILMTASSNGTEGHRWYADYNASKAGVILLTKTLALELAPVVRVNCVCPGYVLTPMQRAEYTDEMLAKVNEGIPMKRHAAPEEIGALYAFLASDDARYITGADIRIDGGETAGLYS from the coding sequence ATGGCACGTTATGAAGAACTCAAAGGCAAGCGCGTGATGATCACCGGCGCGGCCAGCGGCATCGGACTGGCGACGGCCTGCCGTTTCGCCGCGGAAGGCGCGAAGGTTTTCATCGTCGATTACAACAAAAAAGCTCTCGAGGCGACGCAGAAGGAACGTCCCGAGTTCGCCGGATTTTCCGCGGCCGACGTCTCCGACGAGGAGAACGTCAAAGCGGCTTTTGCGGAGATGGATCGCCTGCTGGGCGGCATCGACGTGCTGATCTCCAACGCCGGCATCTCCGTCCGCAGCGACGCGCTGGATATCCCCTACGCGCAGTGGAAAAAGGTGATGGACATCAACCTGGGCGGCATGTTCCTCTGCGCCAAAGAAGCCGGCAGGCGCATGAAAGCCCAGGGCGGCGGCGTGATCCTCATGACCGCCTCCAGCAACGGCACCGAGGGCCACCGCTGGTACGCCGATTACAACGCTTCCAAGGCGGGCGTGATCCTGCTCACCAAGACGCTGGCGCTCGAGCTGGCCCCCGTCGTGCGCGTCAACTGCGTGTGTCCCGGCTACGTGCTCACGCCCATGCAGCGTGCCGAATACACCGACGAGATGCTGGCCAAGGTCAACGAAGGCATTCCCATGAAGCGCCACGCCGCGCCCGAGGAGATCGGCGCGCTCTACGCCTTCCTCGCCAGCGACGACGCTCGATACATTACCGGCGCCGACATCCGTATCGACGGCGGCGAGACGGCGGGGCTGTATTCGTAA
- a CDS encoding protein-export chaperone SecB: MNEIRLADFRAESLQFDMNHHFQPKKDENLPLSIKLDQRVRMSATPKEPTFLNIRVTVFDDAENNNYPFEIIADVTGVFFIDAEGADREAILKDNGMTMLLPYVRAMISQLVSLANLPTPVILPPMDPSQMKPMEQPSAND, from the coding sequence ATGAACGAGATCCGCCTTGCCGATTTTCGCGCCGAGAGCCTGCAGTTCGACATGAATCACCACTTTCAGCCCAAGAAGGACGAGAACCTCCCCCTTTCCATCAAACTGGATCAGCGCGTGCGCATGAGCGCCACGCCCAAGGAGCCGACGTTCCTCAACATCCGCGTCACCGTGTTCGACGACGCCGAGAACAACAACTATCCATTCGAGATCATCGCCGACGTCACCGGCGTGTTCTTCATCGACGCCGAAGGCGCCGACCGCGAGGCGATCCTCAAGGACAACGGCATGACCATGTTGCTGCCCTATGTGCGCGCTATGATCAGCCAGCTCGTGTCGCTGGCCAACCTGCCCACGCCCGTCATCCTGCCGCCCATGGATCCTTCGCAGATGAAGCCCATGGAGCAGCCCTCAGCAAACGACTAA